Genomic window (Mesorhizobium sp. M4B.F.Ca.ET.058.02.1.1):
TTGGGTTTGAGAAGAAGATAGAGGATTTGAACGGCCTTTATCGCGAAGCGAATGAGCCCAAGCAGGTCTATCTTGAGCGCCTGACAAAGGCTGTCGCGGGCGGCGTGGTGCATTACTGGACGGAAGGGGACCGTTGGGCGGCCACTGACGCGCGCTATACGAAGATCAGCGTTTTCGACAACTACGTCATCTGGCTGCTCGGTCGGCTTCCTGCATACCACGACAGCTTTCAAAATTACGAGTTTTTGACACCCCGAAAGGCCTTAGATCGCGGTTACGGCTTTTGCTCCCAGGCCTCAAAGATTGTCTATTCAATCCTTACGGAACAAGGCATTCCAGCGACGATATATAGCGCGGAGCAGCACACGATCGTCGAGGTCGATGGTAATGTTCTCGATTCCGATTATGGCGTCCTAGTACCCCATCCTCTGGCTCTTGTAGAAAGGGATCCGTCGATAGTCGATTCCTACTATTCGGACTACGAAGATATGCTGCCTCTTTTGCATGGAGCCTACGGTCAACCTTGGCATCAGCTTGGAACGCCAGAAGGCTTTCAGAGTGCCCGTTCTTACGAGACAATTTTCGACCGGCTGAAGTGGCTTCCGCCAGTCATGCTGCTGCTCATCGGCGTGTTGTTGGCAACTAGCGGGCTGCTTCGGCGCCGACCGTTCGTTTCTGCCCCGAAAATCTTTGCCTTCGGTCGTTCGTCCAATCGTGGAGCTTAGGGAGTGCTTTGCGCTTGCTTGAGGTCTATGCCTATGGCATGCGACGGCTAAATCGGAAGTCGGCGGCGATAGAGTCTCGATGAATTATGCTCCAGCAAAGACATCCGCTGTCGTTCCTTCGACGGCCATCGCCAAGAGCCGCCGTAAGGGCGTACTTTTTGTGATCGGATCGCTAAACCTTGGCGGCACGGAGAGCCAACTCGTACTGCTCGCCAAGGAACTGGCATGCCGAGGATGGAGGGTCGAGGTTTTTGCGCTTACGCCGGTAGGCGACGTACTGGCCGAACCTCTGACCCGAGCCGGCATACCAATTTTCTATGGCCGCCACCGACCGAATTCCCTCGCCGCCGGTTCAAAGACGTCGCCGGGTTTGAAGGAGTTGATGGTCCTCCTGGCCGCGGCCACTTGGGTTTTCAGGCGGGTGGCTTGGACACGACCGGGCGTGGTCCATGCTTTTCTGCCGCTGACAAATTTCCTCGGCGCCCTGGCCGGACGGTTAGCGTTGGCACCGCTTATCGTCACATCTCGACGCGGCCTCGGCAGCCATCAGGAACGCTGGCCTTGGCTAAAATGGATGGATCGGTTCGCTAACCGTTTTTCCGATTTCGTGGTTGCGAACTCTCTCGCTGTCGCGGCAGACACGGCGGCGCGGGACAACTACAGCATCAACCGCATCAAAATTGTCGCAAACGCCCTCGATTTAAGCCGGTTCGACAATATCGGCGATCGTCGCAATGGGACCCGGGCTCGACTTGGTCTCGCCCCAGATGACGTGGGCATCATCATTGTCGCCAATTTGATACCGTATAAAGGTCATGACGATCTAATCGAGGCGATTGCCCTTGCGAGCAAAGTGCACCCGAACATCAAGCTCTTTATGGCCGGGCAGGACCGGGGAATCGGATCGGCTCTGGCGCAGAAGGCTGAAAGCCTCGGCATCGGGCGCAAAGTGCAAGCTCTCGGAGTTCAGAGCGATATCCCTGGTTTACTCGCTGGTATGGATGTTGGCGTGATCGCGTCCCATGAGGAGGGCTTTTGCAATGCCTTGATGGAGAAACTGGCGGCCGGTCTCCCGGTAGTCGTCACAGACGTAGGCGGAAATCCGGAGGCAGTCTCAGGCCTGCCAGGATGTGTTTTGGTACAACCTCATGCTCCCACTGATCTCGCTCGAGGTTTGCTGGAAATAGTAGACCGTCTGCCAGAGCGCAAAACGGACCAGGAGTTTCGCCAACGGACAATGCGCCAGCGCTATTCGATTGAGGCTATGGCCGACGCCTATGAAACCCTCTACCTCACGGGGAAATGAATGAGCGGCGGGGTTGCTGATGTGGATCGCTCACTAGGCCCAGCATCGTCGCTGCAAACGAACCTGGTGAACCTTTCTGCCGGCTTCTGCGCTTTCACAGTCGTTGTATATCAGGCCTGGTTCATGCCTTTCTCCCTGCCCTTGTTCACCGGGCGAGATGGCTATCTCAGGTTGGCCTTGTACGCCCTCTATGGCGTTGTACTCATCGTCTCTTTCGCAGTGGTAGTGACGCGGCGTGACGTGCGCAAAGCTATTTCGCCGCTGGCAATCGGCGCCGTGGTGGCGGTCGTGCCAATCGCTCTGCATCCTCTTGGGATCGTCAACAGGAGCTATTTGACAACTCTTGCTCTTGGTGGCTCTGCACTCACTCTGATGCTTACGTTTGCGCCTCCGATTGTGCTGCGGCTGTCCGCTTCGGTTACGGCCCTCAATGCTATCGTTTGCTTCTTGGATGTGCTCTTCACCCATGGCTTTACCACTACAGTTGGCCGCGCGGCGGGGTTAGCAGTCAACCCGAATGTGGCCGCTGCGGGACTCTTGCTCGGCGGCGCGGCGAGCTATCGCGCCGTACCTAAGGAATGGCGCCCAGGTTTTCTCGTCCTGGTTGGGGGGGCGCTTTCAATCACCTTGTCCCGCTCCACTATTCTTGCCGCCGTCGCCACCGTCTTCCTTCCAAGTGCTGCTGGCATCTGGCAATACTATAGAGCTGGCCGAAGATTGCGGATCGGCACCGCTGCTTGGACGCGGGCTCTCGCCGTGGCTCTTGTGCTGCTATCGGCAACTTTCGTCGCACTGACCACTAACCGCTACTTTCGAGCTGCCATTAGCCAGTCTTTCGCAGGAGTGTTGGCCGTAAACACGGACCTTAGTGTGGCAGGCGAAGCTGTCGACACGTCGCTTGCCCGGCCAGCGGTTCCGATAGGACATCCTCCCCAAACAGATGACGCGAGACCGCTTTCGGTCGAGCCGCCCCAATTGGCGCCATCTAGAAACGTCCCAGCTCTACCCGAGGAAAGCTTGCCAGGAGATGTCGCCACTCCCCCCAAAGCGATTCCGTCTGCAGCAGGCGCGGCCAGGATCCAGGCCCTCAGCGAACGGCTGAGAGGTGAAGGTAAGAAGAATTCTATCTCGGCCCGAGCTCTGTTCTTGGAACGCGGCCTACTTGCATACCAGACAGGCGGTTTCTTTGGTCGTGGGCTGGAAGAGGCTCATGTCTTTGTTCCTCACAACACGTTTGTCCTTTTTGCTATCGCTTTCGGCCATATCGGCTGGCTAGTGCCACTCGGCTTCCTCGTCTCCGCCTTCTGGTTCGTTCGTGACGCTGAAGATCTGCCACTCGGAGTCGCCCTCTTAGGCGTTATGCTGACTTCGCATGATGTCTTACTGACGCCGAGTTTGTTCATACCCGTGGCTATCGGCATAGGCAGCATGCTCGCCGCAAAGACCAATCCCAGCCGAAGCAGGGAAGCATATTCGAGCTTTGCCTTTGGAATAGGCGGAGGCGTCGGGTTATTCGCTGCCGCTTCCATTGTCCTGTTGATTTCGCCGCCGATCGGTGTCGATCTCCGGGCTAATCCGCTCTACTTCATGCTTTTGGGGACCGTCATCGCCTGGGCTGTTGCGACGCTTTATTTGTTTTGTCGCTCTCGTCGAAGCGGCCCCGGCGCGTAGGCGAGTCGCTTGGCGATTATCCGGCCTGCCGAAGGTCGATCGACCGGGACGGTCAGATCATCTCGGAGCATCTCGATGATTTTCGGAACAATAAGCATTGCGCCGAAGATGGAGAGGTGGTGATCGTCGACGTAGAGGCTGTGCCCCGCGCTGTTTGTCATTCGGCATTCCGCGGCGGGGCAGATCGCGTCCAGCGGATCAACGAATTGAAACTGGGAATGGTGCCGCGCGAAGGCCGTGAAGGCCGCTTTGAATGCGCCGTGCTCTACCCGCGAGGACACTGGGCATGGAAGGGAGAAATAGTTCGGCCTGAGAGCACAGATCAGGTTCGTGTTTGGAGCGTGTCCGACCAAGATGACCGGTCCGCGAAACCCGGCGTACAGCTTGGAGATGTCTTCAAGCATTGTCGGAAACAGCTTTGCCAGATCAGGGATATCGACAGGCGCTCCATCAGCCTTCTTTTCGAGAATGTTGCGGTATCCTGGCCAGCGCTGAGCTTGGACGATGGCTGCGATCCCCCCGGCGTTCAACCAACGGGCTGCTTGATCTGTTGCGGCTCGACAATGTTGCGTGACCGCGCCTCTAGGCCGGCTCTGAAGATCCGCTCCGAAATGGCAGCTGCCGGCTTGCGCTAGCAGGAAGTGAAATTCCTTTCCGCCAAGCTCTTCGAGGGCGCGGGTGTAGTGGTCAACGTGCGAGTCTCCGACAATGAGGATCTTCGTTGGGCTTTGAAGATTTCCGAATTCGCAGAAATCCTCACAGCCACGAGAGCCCTTGATCGATTCCAGGGTCGCGCGATCGGCCAGTTCACCTCCCGCGATAGCCGATGGCGACCGCCAAGGCATACCGCCCCACATGGAGTAGCTGACCAGCGAGAAAGCAAGCAGACCTGCCAACGCAAGCCCTGTGGGTCCGACGAAGCCGCGGCCAGCACGATACGGCTGTTCAACGAAGTGAAACATCATGACTGCCAAGGCGAGAGAAAGGAACCCGACGAGAACGGCCTCTCTCGGCAGCAGCGGCCGCAGAAGGCCATATTCACAGAATACGATCAGGGGCCAGTGCACCAGGTAAAGTGAATAGCTGATGCGCCCGATATAGGCTGCAGGGCCATTGCGTAGAACAAGCCCCACACGTCGTGAGCGATCCGCGTACAGCACCATCGCAGCTCCGACCGTAGGCACTAGCACATTGAGGGCGGGTGCGTGTGCCGTGTCATCTAGAAAGAAGACGGCGCCGCCTATGAGCACCAATCCAAGCAAGGCGAGGAACTCGTGGATAGCCAAGGCTCGCGGCTGTGGAAGCCAGACCAATGCCGCGCCACAAGCAAATTCGAAGACACGGAAAGGCGTATTGTAAAAGACGGTCGCTCTGCCGTCCGAAAGCCATTCGGCAGTCCGCGTTCCGGCAAGCAGCCAAAATGAGCCGTCCTGGAATGCGAAGATGAGCCAGAAGCCCAAAACCGTGATCGCCAGGATTGGCCAAACCATCCGACGTCGGAATAGGGCGAGCAAACCTGAAAGCAGGAGCGGCCACACGCAATAGAACTGCCACTCAACACTCAGGGACCAAGTGTGTAGCAGTGGCTTCATACGCGCGGCCAGGTCAAAGTAGCCGGATTCTCGCCAGAAGAGGACGTTCGAAACCCCGAGAGTGGCGGCCAAAAGCGACTCTGCGAAGTTCTCCAAATGCGGTGGAGCGAATAGAAGAGCCGCAGCAATGCACGACAGGGCCAGTGTCGCAAACAGAGCCGGCAGCAGCCGGCGGGCGCGGCGCCGATAGAACTGCGCTAGGCTGAAACGCCCCCGGTCGATATCGGCTGCAACAATTTTCGTGATCAGAAAACCGCTGATTACGAAAAAAACATCGACACCGACGAAGCCACCGGAAAATCCGAAAACCCTCAAATGAAAGCAGAGCACTGCCAAAACAGCGAGCGCTCTAAGGCCATCTATCTCTGTCCGATGACGGTTCAGCCTGTCCCGTGTTGCGAATGACGCGGCCGAGGTGGAACCGGCTTGCTCCTCAACGGGTCGGGCAACGCTGCTTTCCCGCCAAGCCGCGCCAGCCGTAGTTGAAGAAAGGGCTTGGCGGCTTCGCATGCACCTAGTTGCTCTTGCGGGTTGTCGGAGGCCGTGGAACGTTCATGACCGATACCCGAGTCTGTCTGTCATCAGCGGCGAGAGCCTGGTAGAGGCCCATCATCCGAGCGAGTAAGTCGTCGGTCTCCGGCTTCAAGTTTCTGCGCATATGTGATGCGTCGCGGTAAATGAACTCACCATTGATGTAGGTGGCGCACTGCCGGTTCGGGCACATCCCTTTGAGCGGATCGACAAAGAACACCCCATCATGCTCAGTGAGCGACGCCAGCGCGACGACCGTCGGTGACCACACCCTCAGGATCCGGTCGCTATCTATATCGGTCGAGCAACGCCTCAATATCCTTTCGCGCATCGCCGCGCATGAGGTCAAATCCAGGCCGGGCCCCGGCACCTGACCAATGATTCCAATGCGCCGTTCGGGAGCGGTGATTTCTTCAACGAGGCTTCGCAGACCGTCGCGCATCAGCAGGACTTTGTCCGCTTGCCTGCCGTCGTCAGCAACGACATTGGTGTAGGCAAGGCTTGTCCAGGCAGAGGACAGCACCACGAGGTCGACGTCCGTGCGCTGTCTCAGCATGCTGACCACGGCCTTTCGGGACGATGCGCAGCTTTCCCGGTAGTTAGGCTGCTCCGGAAAGTCGCGATGGACACCTTCTCCGAATGCGGCCGGGCAGGCATGATAAAGAAAGAAGGCCGTATTCTCCCTTTGGCCAACCGCATCCAATAGTGGGGCGAGATGCTCCGCATGGCTGTCGCCCCACAGCATGGCATGGCGTGCCGCCTTGTCCCAAGGTGCTCCGAATGCGCAAAACGTGCCGTCCAGTTCGCTTATCTCGACCATCTGCGGACATGGCCAATCCCACATCACCTCGAGGCTGCGCATCGCCTCGACCTCCTTCGGGATCCTGCTGGCGATACCCCCGCCTTGGAAGATTGAATTGCCGCCCAGACCAACGATCAACGCGGTGGTCGCGCCGGCGATGACGGTTCTCAACGGAGGCTGCCGCAGTCGGCGAACGGGTTCTTCGACGAATCGCCAGGACAAATAAGCCGTCACCCAGGCTGCCGCGATGAGGATCAGCGCTTCGCCCGCTGTCGGCATCGCACCGCCGGCATAGTGACGGAAAAAGACCAGAATCGGCCAGTGCCAGAGGTACAGGCTGTATGAAATTTTGCCTGTGAAGCGGAGAGGCGCGCTTGAAAGGACCGCCGTAGCGATAGACGGGGAACAAGGCCAGACGAGCAAGACAGCCCCAGCCACTGGGGCGAGTGCATTCAGTCCCGGAAATGGCTGGCTCGAGGATAGCCAGATGGCGCTAGCGGCTATCAGGCAAAGGCCAAACAGTCCGAATGCCTCGGAAGTGCCCCGGCGGCCGATCGGTGGAACAAAAACCAGCAGGCCGCCTAGCGCCAGTTCCCAACCCCGGCTGAAGGGAGCATAGAACGCTTGCTTGGGATCGACTGCCACCAGGTAAAGGGCAATCGAAAAGCTGGTCAGCGCTACAAGGCAGATCGCCGCGACGATCGGTGACTGATGGCCCCGCCACAATCGGCTGGCGATGAACAAGAGGGCTGGCCACACGAGATAGAACTGCTCTTCGACGCCGAGGGACCAAAGATGCAGGAGCGGCAGAAGCGTCGCCTCGCGGTCGAAATAGCCCGTATTCCAGAGGAAATAGTAGTTCCCAAGGCCGGCAGCGGAGAAGGCCGCACTGCGCCCAAGGCCGGCATAGTCACCCGGGAGCAGGAGAAACCAACCCGCCGCGAGCGACAGCCCCATCATCACCAGCATTGCTGGCAGGATACGACGCGCGCGCCGACC
Coding sequences:
- a CDS encoding glycosyltransferase, which encodes MNYAPAKTSAVVPSTAIAKSRRKGVLFVIGSLNLGGTESQLVLLAKELACRGWRVEVFALTPVGDVLAEPLTRAGIPIFYGRHRPNSLAAGSKTSPGLKELMVLLAAATWVFRRVAWTRPGVVHAFLPLTNFLGALAGRLALAPLIVTSRRGLGSHQERWPWLKWMDRFANRFSDFVVANSLAVAADTAARDNYSINRIKIVANALDLSRFDNIGDRRNGTRARLGLAPDDVGIIIVANLIPYKGHDDLIEAIALASKVHPNIKLFMAGQDRGIGSALAQKAESLGIGRKVQALGVQSDIPGLLAGMDVGVIASHEEGFCNALMEKLAAGLPVVVTDVGGNPEAVSGLPGCVLVQPHAPTDLARGLLEIVDRLPERKTDQEFRQRTMRQRYSIEAMADAYETLYLTGK
- a CDS encoding O-antigen ligase family protein, whose translation is MSGGVADVDRSLGPASSLQTNLVNLSAGFCAFTVVVYQAWFMPFSLPLFTGRDGYLRLALYALYGVVLIVSFAVVVTRRDVRKAISPLAIGAVVAVVPIALHPLGIVNRSYLTTLALGGSALTLMLTFAPPIVLRLSASVTALNAIVCFLDVLFTHGFTTTVGRAAGLAVNPNVAAAGLLLGGAASYRAVPKEWRPGFLVLVGGALSITLSRSTILAAVATVFLPSAAGIWQYYRAGRRLRIGTAAWTRALAVALVLLSATFVALTTNRYFRAAISQSFAGVLAVNTDLSVAGEAVDTSLARPAVPIGHPPQTDDARPLSVEPPQLAPSRNVPALPEESLPGDVATPPKAIPSAAGAARIQALSERLRGEGKKNSISARALFLERGLLAYQTGGFFGRGLEEAHVFVPHNTFVLFAIAFGHIGWLVPLGFLVSAFWFVRDAEDLPLGVALLGVMLTSHDVLLTPSLFIPVAIGIGSMLAAKTNPSRSREAYSSFAFGIGGGVGLFAAASIVLLISPPIGVDLRANPLYFMLLGTVIAWAVATLYLFCRSRRSGPGA
- a CDS encoding acyltransferase family protein, giving the protein MLCFHLRVFGFSGGFVGVDVFFVISGFLITKIVAADIDRGRFSLAQFYRRRARRLLPALFATLALSCIAAALLFAPPHLENFAESLLAATLGVSNVLFWRESGYFDLAARMKPLLHTWSLSVEWQFYCVWPLLLSGLLALFRRRMVWPILAITVLGFWLIFAFQDGSFWLLAGTRTAEWLSDGRATVFYNTPFRVFEFACGAALVWLPQPRALAIHEFLALLGLVLIGGAVFFLDDTAHAPALNVLVPTVGAAMVLYADRSRRVGLVLRNGPAAYIGRISYSLYLVHWPLIVFCEYGLLRPLLPREAVLVGFLSLALAVMMFHFVEQPYRAGRGFVGPTGLALAGLLAFSLVSYSMWGGMPWRSPSAIAGGELADRATLESIKGSRGCEDFCEFGNLQSPTKILIVGDSHVDHYTRALEELGGKEFHFLLAQAGSCHFGADLQSRPRGAVTQHCRAATDQAARWLNAGGIAAIVQAQRWPGYRNILEKKADGAPVDIPDLAKLFPTMLEDISKLYAGFRGPVILVGHAPNTNLICALRPNYFSLPCPVSSRVEHGAFKAAFTAFARHHSQFQFVDPLDAICPAAECRMTNSAGHSLYVDDHHLSIFGAMLIVPKIIEMLRDDLTVPVDRPSAGRIIAKRLAYAPGPLRRERQNK
- a CDS encoding acyltransferase family protein — translated: MKFDYRADVDGLRAIAVITVILFHFDVPGFPGGFVGVDIFFVISGYLITGLLVAEGGELSLAEFYGRRARRILPAMLVMMGLSLAAGWFLLLPGDYAGLGRSAAFSAAGLGNYYFLWNTGYFDREATLLPLLHLWSLGVEEQFYLVWPALLFIASRLWRGHQSPIVAAICLVALTSFSIALYLVAVDPKQAFYAPFSRGWELALGGLLVFVPPIGRRGTSEAFGLFGLCLIAASAIWLSSSQPFPGLNALAPVAGAVLLVWPCSPSIATAVLSSAPLRFTGKISYSLYLWHWPILVFFRHYAGGAMPTAGEALILIAAAWVTAYLSWRFVEEPVRRLRQPPLRTVIAGATTALIVGLGGNSIFQGGGIASRIPKEVEAMRSLEVMWDWPCPQMVEISELDGTFCAFGAPWDKAARHAMLWGDSHAEHLAPLLDAVGQRENTAFFLYHACPAAFGEGVHRDFPEQPNYRESCASSRKAVVSMLRQRTDVDLVVLSSAWTSLAYTNVVADDGRQADKVLLMRDGLRSLVEEITAPERRIGIIGQVPGPGLDLTSCAAMRERILRRCSTDIDSDRILRVWSPTVVALASLTEHDGVFFVDPLKGMCPNRQCATYINGEFIYRDASHMRRNLKPETDDLLARMMGLYQALAADDRQTRVSVMNVPRPPTTRKSN